In one Rhea pennata isolate bPtePen1 chromosome 17, bPtePen1.pri, whole genome shotgun sequence genomic region, the following are encoded:
- the HIC2 gene encoding hypermethylated in cancer 2 protein, protein MELPNHAKQLLLQLNQQRAKGFLCDVIIVVENALFRAHKNILAASSMYFKSLVLHDNLINLDTDMVNPTVFRQILDFIYTGKLLTTDQPGEQNFNALLTAASYLQLHDLAALCRKKLKRNGKSFAGKASGLGVGRSARSQRLSTASVIQARYSGSTEGLKGSHSKELSKGKLSDDEVFISSSNQENCHSLSRGASKNGGGGSSANGSTGDQELGLDLSKKSPSLPVAASHDDTQHSESQHGSPQSASAPAANSASSFDESGVGAPHSMADSSDPMEMDLSEECHHSLTESNQRKGLRHSSRKKEWIKKDNAFDRKEGSKDRDEGEGLPNGILLGPLSKSVERSLAGAYGADLPYPCKEEVENGKENSDDSGQSESESGGHTSANYVYRQEGFEPVAYGDNLYVCIPCGKGFPSSEQLNAHVETHTEEDLYIKEEGTYGGKDEAEDLSNPNQSYAAESRPFKCSVCEKSYKDPATLRQHEKTHWLTRPFPCNICGKMFTQRGTMTRHMRSHLGLKPFACEECGMRFTRQYRLTEHMRVHSGEKPYECQLCGGKFTQQRNLISHLRMHTSPT, encoded by the coding sequence ATGGAACTGCCAAATCATGCCAAACAACTGCTACTGCAGCTGAACCAGCAACGAGCCAAAGGTTTCCTCTGTGATGTGATCATTGTGGTAGAAAATGCCCTGTTTCGTGCCCATAAGAACATCCTGGCAGCCAGCAGCATGTATTTCAAATCCCTCGTCCTGCATGACAACCTGATTAATTTAGATACGGACATGGTGAACCCCACTGTGTTCCGACAGATCTTGGACTTTATTTATACTGGTAAGCTCTTAACGACTGACCAGCCCGGTGAACAGAACTTTAATGCTCTCCTCACCGCAGCAAGCTACCTCCAACTGCACGACCTGgcagctctctgcagaaagAAGCTGAAGCGGAATGGCAAGTCCTTTGCTGGCAAGGCCAGTGGCCTTGGTGTTGGGAGATCTGCCAGGAGTCAGAGACTTTCCACTGCTTCGGTCATCCAAGCTCGCTATTCAGGGTCAACCGAAGGGTTGAAGGGCTCACACTCAAAGGAGCTGTCAAAGGGAAAGCTCTCTGATGATGAGGTCTTCATCAGCAGCTCCAACCAAGAGAACTGTCACTCCTTAAGCAGGGGAGCCAGTAAGAATGGCGGTGGGGGCAGCAGTGCAAATGGGAGCACTGGTGACCAGGAGCTAGGCCTTGATCTGTCCAAAAAAAGCCCGTCGCTCCCTGTTGCAGCCTCCCACGATGACACGCAGCACAGCGAAAGCCAACATGGCTCTCCCCAATCTGCCTCAGCCCCCGCAGCCAACAGTGCCTCATCCTTTGACGAGTCTGGAGTTGGAGCCCCTCACAGCATGGCGGACAGCAGTGACCCCATGGAGATGGATCTGAGTGAAGAGTGCCACCACTCACTGACAGAGAGCAACCAGCGCAAGGGCCTCCGACACTCGTCCCGCAAGAAGGAATGGATCAAGAAAGATAACGCCTTTGACCGAAAGGAAGGGAGTAAAGACAGAGACGAGGGTGAAGGCCTGCCCAATGGTATTCTGCTGGGGCCCTTGTCCAAGTCGGTTGAGCGGAGTCTGGCTGGGGCCTACGGTGCAGACCTACCATACCCATGTAAGGAGGAGGTGGAAAATGGTAAGGAGAACAGTGATGACAGCGGTCAGAGTGAGAGTGAGAGCGGTGGGCATACTAGTGCCAACTACGTCTACCGGCAGGAGGGGTTTGAGCCTGTGGCCTATGGTGACAACCTGTATGTCTGTATCCCCTGTGGCAAAGGCTTCCCCAGCTCTGAGCAGCTTAATGCCCACGTGGAGACGCACACCGAGGAAGACCTTTACATCAAGGAGGAAGGCACATACGGCGGCAAGGATGAAGCCGAGGATTTGTCCAACCCCAACCAGTCCTATGCTGCAGAGTCCCGGCCATTCAAGTGTTCAGTGTGTGAGAAGAGCTACAAGGATCCAGCCACGCTGCGGCAGCACGAGAAGACTCACTGGCTGACACGGCCCTTCCCTTGCAACATCTGCGGCAAGATGTTCACGCAGCGGGGCACCATGACACGGCATATGCGCAGCCACTTAGGGCTTAAGCCCTTTGCTTGCGAGGAATGCGGGATGCGCTTTACCCGGCAGTACCGACTGACAGAGCATATGCGTGTCCACTCAGGAGAAAAACCTTACGAATGTCAACTGTGTGGTGGGAAATTCACCCAGCAGCGCAATCTGATCAGCCACCTGCGAATGCATACCTCTCCCACATAA